One stretch of Thermanaerosceptrum fracticalcis DNA includes these proteins:
- a CDS encoding FIST signal transduction protein — protein sequence MFINLDRKGTVERLQYLLKQAADDENTSGVLILACDANGFTPEKVDEVLKQCKKPVFGGIFPQILFNKEILDKGTVVAGISQPVSTAVIRGVSDMSTDLDAIIEHTFEGQSLKNKTMFVFVDGLSQHISALIESMFNCWGLLPNYIGGGAGSLTFERKPCMFTGEGLLGDSAVFALTDIKSGVGVAHGWKPVAGPLKVTEADRNTVISLNWRPAFEVYRETVEKISGKSFDNTDFFQLAKGFPFGIVKMAEEMVVRDPIALDGSRLICVGEVPLNSFVYILKGDKDSLIAGAAKARQLAEASYWKTVNGEKEKPLTTFFADCVSRVLFLQSDFNEELEAVYAGYPLLGALTMGEIANTGKNYLEFYNKTSVIGLLED from the coding sequence ATGTTTATAAATTTAGACAGGAAAGGTACTGTGGAAAGGTTGCAGTACCTGCTAAAACAGGCAGCTGATGATGAGAATACATCGGGAGTTCTCATTCTGGCTTGTGATGCCAACGGTTTTACCCCTGAAAAGGTTGATGAGGTTTTAAAACAGTGTAAAAAACCAGTATTTGGAGGAATTTTTCCTCAGATTTTATTTAACAAAGAAATACTCGACAAGGGAACCGTTGTTGCTGGTATCAGTCAACCTGTAAGCACTGCGGTGATTAGAGGTGTCAGTGACATGTCTACAGATCTGGACGCAATCATAGAACATACTTTTGAAGGGCAATCTCTTAAAAATAAAACGATGTTTGTCTTTGTGGACGGACTCAGCCAACATATCTCTGCCCTAATTGAGAGCATGTTTAATTGTTGGGGACTTCTCCCGAATTATATTGGTGGGGGTGCCGGTTCATTGACATTTGAAAGGAAGCCCTGTATGTTTACCGGGGAAGGATTATTAGGAGATTCGGCAGTTTTTGCCCTGACAGATATAAAAAGCGGGGTAGGGGTTGCCCATGGCTGGAAGCCTGTGGCAGGTCCACTGAAAGTAACGGAAGCAGACCGCAATACAGTAATTTCACTGAACTGGCGACCGGCATTTGAAGTATATCGGGAAACGGTAGAAAAAATATCCGGGAAATCTTTTGACAATACTGATTTCTTCCAGCTGGCAAAAGGGTTTCCCTTTGGGATTGTAAAAATGGCAGAAGAAATGGTGGTTCGAGATCCTATTGCGCTGGATGGCAGCAGGTTGATTTGTGTCGGAGAAGTTCCTTTGAATTCTTTTGTCTATATATTAAAAGGAGATAAAGACTCTTTGATTGCTGGTGCAGCCAAAGCCCGTCAATTGGCCGAAGCATCCTATTGGAAAACAGTCAATGGGGAAAAAGAAAAACCACTAACTACCTTTTTTGCGGACTGTGTTTCCAGGGTTCTCTTTCTCCAGTCTGATTTTAATGAAGAACTGGAAGCGGTGTATGCAGGATACCCGCTTTTGGGGGCGTTGACTATGGGGGAGATTGCTAATACGGGAAAAAATTATCTTGAATTTTATAATAAGACTTCAGTCATCGGATTGTTGGAGGATTAA
- a CDS encoding HD domain-containing phosphohydrolase, with translation MDYTIWSHILLELALSVSGEQELDKLVKKATSAFSRKLDCTHGSVLQYKSNRLEVIYAVPRVILKNPVYHEVIGEFERKLLQDEDKNVIVIEKDLNYYGFPLRNFGLLLLGRNVPIEEVFLKELLPITNMLAQNCFANLDAAMKRQTIEAELKKERHLLRVIIDTIPDLIFYKDQNGVYKVVNEAVGKFLSLLPEEINGRTDWDIHNEAEASKYRELDHRIMESGSVQRYEEWIKRHDGSLVPFETIKVPVYDAESRCVGTVAVSRDISERMEADKKIQTEKKWLEVLFKNSTDAIVRIDHNYCVEEINYSFYKLFGYKLEEIRGKDLDYVLDMGKENTANRYYTKALLSGKKIVVEGTHYTKEGLPVEVIIRGLPIIIDGELLGAYVIYNDITEHKRYEEQLKYLSSYDQLTGLYNRRFLEEEIKRLDTPRQLPVSIIMGDLNGLKLANDVFGHQEGDRLLIKAAEIIRESCRREDLIARWGGDEFVILLPQTDIKTAEEINRRIKEKCDSQKDGPVQVSIALGYAAKSRAEENIWQVLKEAEDWMYRNKLLHAKSYRNAVISSLKATLFEKSMETKEHAERLKEMCRKIGESMGLNPQQMDELELLAILHDIGKVVIQESILMKPGPLTEEEWVQMRKHPEIGYRIAQAAPELAPIAEYILSHHERWDGKGYPQGIKGEEIPLLSRILAVADAFDAMTNDRTYRKAMSREEAIAEIKRNAGTQFDPEVVSAFIESCCKSDKNFHEGQY, from the coding sequence ATGGATTATACAATATGGAGTCATATTCTGCTCGAATTAGCTCTTTCTGTCAGTGGCGAGCAGGAACTGGACAAGCTTGTGAAAAAGGCCACATCTGCATTCTCGAGGAAACTGGACTGCACCCATGGCAGTGTTTTACAATACAAAAGCAATCGTTTGGAAGTTATCTATGCTGTTCCACGGGTAATCCTTAAGAATCCTGTTTATCATGAGGTTATTGGAGAATTTGAAAGGAAATTGTTGCAAGACGAGGACAAAAACGTCATCGTAATAGAGAAGGATTTAAATTACTATGGGTTTCCACTGAGAAACTTCGGACTGCTTCTGTTGGGAAGGAACGTTCCTATTGAAGAAGTGTTTTTAAAAGAGCTTCTACCTATTACCAATATGCTGGCACAAAACTGTTTTGCTAATCTCGATGCCGCTATGAAACGTCAAACTATAGAGGCCGAATTGAAGAAGGAGCGTCATTTACTGAGAGTAATTATAGACACCATTCCGGATCTGATTTTTTACAAGGACCAAAATGGGGTTTATAAAGTAGTAAATGAAGCCGTGGGAAAGTTTCTATCTCTTTTACCGGAAGAAATAAACGGGCGTACTGATTGGGATATTCATAATGAAGCGGAAGCAAGTAAATACAGGGAACTTGATCATAGGATTATGGAATCAGGTAGCGTTCAACGCTATGAAGAATGGATTAAACGTCATGATGGTAGTCTGGTTCCTTTTGAAACAATTAAGGTTCCTGTTTATGATGCGGAAAGCAGATGCGTAGGTACAGTTGCTGTTTCAAGAGACATCTCAGAACGCATGGAAGCCGATAAAAAAATTCAAACTGAAAAGAAATGGCTGGAAGTTTTGTTTAAAAACTCAACAGATGCCATAGTTCGCATTGACCATAATTATTGTGTAGAGGAAATCAATTATAGTTTTTATAAGCTTTTTGGGTATAAATTGGAAGAAATAAGAGGAAAAGATCTTGACTACGTCCTTGATATGGGAAAAGAAAACACCGCCAACAGATATTATACAAAAGCTTTATTATCGGGAAAGAAAATTGTAGTGGAAGGCACACACTATACTAAAGAAGGATTACCTGTTGAAGTTATAATAAGAGGCCTTCCCATTATTATTGATGGTGAATTACTTGGTGCTTATGTGATTTATAACGACATCACAGAGCACAAACGTTATGAGGAACAGTTGAAATACTTGAGTTCGTACGATCAACTGACCGGCCTTTACAACCGCAGGTTTTTGGAAGAAGAGATAAAGAGGCTGGATACGCCGCGTCAACTGCCTGTATCCATAATCATGGGCGACCTCAACGGCCTGAAGCTGGCTAATGACGTATTCGGGCACCAGGAGGGCGACAGGCTGCTGATAAAGGCTGCGGAAATCATTAGAGAGTCCTGCCGCCGGGAAGACCTTATTGCTCGGTGGGGCGGGGATGAATTCGTTATCCTTTTGCCTCAGACCGACATAAAAACGGCTGAGGAAATCAACCGGCGGATCAAAGAAAAATGCGATTCCCAGAAGGACGGGCCCGTACAGGTGAGCATTGCCCTTGGCTATGCCGCAAAAAGCAGAGCCGAAGAAAACATCTGGCAGGTATTGAAAGAAGCCGAGGACTGGATGTACCGCAATAAGCTTTTGCATGCCAAAAGCTACAGAAATGCCGTTATATCCTCCCTGAAGGCTACTCTTTTTGAAAAGAGCATGGAAACGAAAGAACACGCAGAACGGTTGAAAGAAATGTGCAGAAAGATCGGTGAGAGTATGGGCCTGAACCCCCAACAAATGGACGAGCTGGAACTTCTGGCGATACTCCACGACATCGGTAAGGTGGTGATTCAGGAAAGCATATTGATGAAGCCGGGGCCTTTAACTGAGGAAGAATGGGTACAAATGAGAAAACACCCTGAAATAGGGTACAGGATCGCCCAGGCGGCGCCGGAACTGGCCCCTATTGCAGAATACATCCTCTCCCATCATGAGCGATGGGACGGCAAAGGCTATCCCCAGGGGATAAAAGGGGAAGAAATCCCACTGTTATCACGAATTTTGGCGGTTGCTGACGCCTTTGATGCTATGACCAATGACAGGACATATCGGAAAGCAATGAGCAGGGAGGAAGCAATAGCTGAAATAAAAAGGAATGCGGGGACGCAGTTTGACCCGGAGGTAGTAAGTGCTTTTATTGAAAGCTGCTGCAAAAGTGATAAAAATTTTCATGAAGGTCAGTATTAG
- a CDS encoding response regulator, producing the protein MNAFKGKRILIVEDSRFLAQITANTMIKYGYMTEIAQLNWHCSFMKQMPMQTCTGRYLKIH; encoded by the coding sequence GTGAACGCATTTAAAGGCAAGAGGATTCTTATTGTAGAAGACAGCAGGTTCCTTGCACAAATAACAGCAAATACCATGATTAAGTACGGGTATATGACCGAAATTGCACAGTTGAACTGGCACTGCAGCTTTATGAAGCAAATGCCTATGCAAACATGCACCGGCAGATATTTGAAAATTCATTGA